A genomic window from Streptomyces broussonetiae includes:
- a CDS encoding AMP-dependent synthetase/ligase has product MREFSLPALYEVPADGNLTDIVRRNAAQHPDVAVIARKVAGAWQDVTARQFLAEVHTAAKGLIAAGVQPGDRVGLMSRTRYEWTLLDFAIWSAGAVTVPVYETSSPEQVQWILSDSGATACVVELDGHAAAVESVRESLPALKHVWQIEAGGMDELGRLGQDVSDQTVEERSSLARADDPATIVYTSGTTGRPKGCVLTHRSFFAECGNIVERLRPLFRTGECSVLLFLPLAHVFGRLVQIAPMMAPIKLGCVPDIKHLTDELAAFRPTLVLGVPRVFEKVYNSARAKAQADGKGAIFDKAADTAIAYSKALDSASGPSFGLKVKHKVFDKLVYSKLRAVLGGRGEYAISGGAPLGERLGHFFRGIGFTVLEGYGLTESCAATAFNPWDRQKIGTVGQPLPGSVIRIADDGEVLLHGEHLFKEYWNNPGATAEALADGWFHTGDIGTLDEDGYLRITGRKKEIIVTAGGKNVAPAVIEDRIRAHALVAECMVVGDGRPFVGALVTIDEEFLGRWAEEHGKPAGSTAASLKDDPDLIAAVQSAVDDGNAAVSKAESVRKFRILSSQFTEESGYLTPSLKLKRNVVAKDYAAEIEAIYAK; this is encoded by the coding sequence TTGCGCGAGTTCAGCCTTCCGGCTTTGTACGAGGTCCCTGCGGACGGCAATTTGACCGACATCGTCCGCAGAAACGCCGCGCAGCATCCTGACGTCGCCGTCATCGCCCGTAAGGTCGCGGGCGCCTGGCAGGACGTGACGGCACGGCAGTTCCTGGCCGAGGTGCACACCGCCGCCAAGGGCCTCATCGCCGCCGGGGTGCAGCCGGGCGACCGGGTGGGCCTGATGTCCCGCACCCGCTACGAGTGGACCCTGCTGGACTTCGCGATCTGGAGCGCGGGCGCGGTCACCGTGCCGGTGTACGAGACCAGCTCGCCGGAGCAGGTGCAGTGGATCCTGTCCGACTCGGGCGCGACGGCGTGCGTCGTGGAGCTGGACGGGCACGCGGCGGCCGTGGAGTCGGTGCGCGAGTCGCTGCCCGCCCTCAAGCACGTCTGGCAGATCGAGGCCGGAGGCATGGACGAGCTGGGCCGGCTCGGGCAGGACGTCTCGGACCAGACGGTGGAGGAGCGCTCCTCGCTCGCCCGGGCCGACGACCCGGCGACCATCGTGTACACGAGCGGGACGACCGGCCGCCCCAAGGGCTGTGTCCTCACCCACCGCAGCTTCTTCGCCGAGTGCGGCAACATCGTGGAGCGGCTGCGCCCGCTGTTCCGCACCGGCGAGTGCTCGGTGCTGCTCTTCCTGCCGCTCGCGCACGTCTTCGGCCGGCTCGTGCAGATCGCCCCGATGATGGCGCCGATCAAGCTGGGCTGCGTCCCCGACATCAAGCACCTCACCGACGAGCTGGCCGCCTTCCGGCCGACGCTGGTCCTCGGTGTCCCGCGCGTCTTCGAGAAGGTCTACAACTCGGCGCGCGCCAAGGCTCAGGCGGACGGCAAGGGCGCGATCTTCGACAAGGCGGCGGACACCGCGATCGCGTACAGCAAGGCACTGGACAGCGCCTCGGGCCCGTCGTTCGGCCTGAAGGTCAAGCACAAGGTCTTCGACAAGCTGGTCTACAGCAAGCTGCGCGCGGTGCTCGGCGGCCGGGGCGAGTACGCCATCTCCGGCGGTGCCCCGCTGGGCGAGCGGCTCGGCCACTTCTTCCGCGGCATCGGCTTCACGGTGCTGGAGGGCTACGGCCTGACCGAGTCCTGCGCGGCGACGGCGTTCAACCCGTGGGACCGGCAGAAGATCGGCACGGTCGGTCAGCCGCTGCCCGGCTCGGTGATCCGGATAGCGGACGACGGCGAGGTGCTGCTGCACGGCGAGCACCTGTTCAAGGAGTACTGGAACAACCCGGGCGCGACCGCTGAGGCGCTGGCCGACGGCTGGTTCCACACCGGTGACATCGGCACCCTGGACGAGGACGGCTACCTCAGGATCACCGGCCGGAAGAAGGAGATCATCGTCACCGCGGGCGGCAAGAACGTCGCTCCGGCCGTGATCGAGGACAGGATCCGGGCGCACGCGCTGGTCGCGGAGTGCATGGTGGTCGGCGACGGGCGGCCGTTCGTGGGCGCGCTGGTCACCATCGACGAGGAGTTCCTGGGCCGTTGGGCCGAGGAGCACGGCAAGCCGGCGGGTTCCACCGCGGCGTCGCTGAAGGACGACCCGGACCTGATCGCGGCGGTCCAGTCGGCCGTCGACGACGGCAACGCCGCGGTGTCGAAGGCGGAATC